CACCGCGTCGGCCAACAGCGACGGCGACTCGCCTGACGCCTTTGACGCGCTCGACGCGGCCGACCCGCGCAGCGAACTGGTGCGGCAGTTGCTCGAATACAAGAAGTACCGCGACATGGCCGACGGGCTCGAGGCCCGGCGCGAGGCGTGGCTGAGCCGCTATCCCGCCGCCCCGGCCGCTGCGAGCCGCGAGCATCTGCTGGCAGCGATCGACGATCTCGACGGCCTCGACGCTGACGAACTGGATCTGGGCGAACTGGTCGCCGCGTTCGGCCGCATCGTCGGTTCGGTCAACCTGGCGCGGCTGGGTGAACACGAGATCATCGCCGACGACACGCCCATCGAGTTGTTCGCGGCCGACATTGTCGATGCGCTGGCGCGGGCGGGCGGCAGGCTGAGCCTGACGCGCCTGCTGCTGGGCCGCACGCGATCCGAGATGGTCGGGCTCTTCCTCGGGCTGCTCGATCTTGTGCGTCAGCAGCGCGTCGGTGTGCGCCAGCTCGACGGCGCGGTCTCTGACGGCGACCGTTTCGAGCTCTCACTGCGTGAGGATGGCACCGAGGCCGAGCCTGACGGAGCGGAGGCCGAAACTCCCTTGACCGATCCATGAAAAAAGGGCGACCCGTGTCGCCCTGATGCGCGTGTGCGCTTGATCAACCTCGCCGCCCCCGCGGCCAGGCGGCCGAACCCGGCTTACGGGCAGCCCGCGCTGAACGCGTTGAGGAACATCTGCACATCGGCAAAGTCGAAGATGCCGTCGCCGTTGACATCGGCCGCGACGTTGCCCGCCGAGAAGAGGTTGAGGAACAGTTGCACGTCGGCAAAGTCGAGCGTGCCGTCGCCGTTGAAGTCGGGCATGCACGGGGGCACTGGCACAATGTCATCGAGGCGCACCACGATCGCGTTGGGTTCATACTCGACGCTCCAGTGATGCACCATCCCGCCCGCGATCGTCGGCGTCACGATGCTGAACGCGCCGCTCACGCCGCCCAGTGCCGTCAGGATCGTGAACGCATCACCGATCTGCGGGGCGAACAGCGCTGTGTCCGCCGCGATGCTGGCCAGTTCAACGCTGAGTCTGCCGTCGATCAGCGCGGGGCCGCCCGCGACGATCAGCAGGTCGTGATCGTCGCCCTGGAGGTAGCCGCCCAGCGACACGACCAGCGCGCCGGTGTTCGATTGTTCGTAACGGTGGACCGACGCGGCACCCGTGCCGGTCGCGATGGCCAGTGTGCCGTCGTTGAG
This is a stretch of genomic DNA from Phycisphaeraceae bacterium. It encodes these proteins:
- a CDS encoding segregation/condensation protein A yields the protein MSSAYRVRLSAFEGPLDLLLYLVRKAEVEIADIPISTITEQYLSYLGDIDDRSIDIDTAGEFLVMAATLMEIKSRLVARASERDGAGTASANSDGDSPDAFDALDAADPRSELVRQLLEYKKYRDMADGLEARREAWLSRYPAAPAAASREHLLAAIDDLDGLDADELDLGELVAAFGRIVGSVNLARLGEHEIIADDTPIELFAADIVDALARAGGRLSLTRLLLGRTRSEMVGLFLGLLDLVRQQRVGVRQLDGAVSDGDRFELSLREDGTEAEPDGAEAETPLTDP